From Halobacillus sp. Marseille-Q1614, the proteins below share one genomic window:
- a CDS encoding malate synthase G: MRDYIKVGNLQVAHNLYEFLNTKALPGSGVDQEKFWNDFELLLKDLTPVNRSLLEKRDEIQEKLDQWHQENQAARDLDEYTSFLREIGYLEPDVEDYKVTTENVDIEIANQAGPQLVVPVDNARYALNAANARWGSLYDALYGTDAISDEGGAEAGSTYNPIRGEKVIEFAKEFLDEVSPLEEGSHKDVIKYEIREGDLLASLANEKQVGLQDSSKLTGYQGLLEDPSSILLQNNGLHVEIQIDLNHPIGKTDQAGVKDVVLESATTTIMDCEDSVAAVDSEDKELVYSNLLGLMKGELSASFNKNGQTVTRRLNPDREYISPEGKEVKLKGRSLMFMRNVGHLMTTDAILDSDGQEIPEGIMDGVLTSLIAKHDLLRNSTVQNSAEGSIYIVKPKMHGSKEAAFANKLFDRIEDMLGLERNTLKIGVMDEERRTTLNLKNCIHEVKERIVFINTGFLDRTGDEIHTSMEAGPMIRKQEMKNSVWLQSYEASNVNVGLKAGLQGRAQIGKGMWAMPEMMQAMIEQKGSQLKAGANTAWVPSPTAAILHAIHYHRLNVSDVQNKLAEQIRDLREDILQIPAASHPKWSEEEIQREIENNAQGILGYVVRWIDFGIGCSKVPDINNIGLMEDRATLRISSQHIANWIRHGVVSKEQVQQTMKNMAKVVDEQNSQDPDYRPMSADYEKSIAFQAACELVFEGTKQPNGYTEPILQRRRAEAKAQKVSM; encoded by the coding sequence ATGCGTGATTATATTAAAGTTGGAAATCTTCAAGTTGCCCATAATCTTTATGAATTCTTAAATACAAAAGCTCTTCCTGGCAGTGGAGTAGATCAAGAAAAATTTTGGAATGATTTTGAGCTTTTGTTAAAAGATTTAACACCTGTAAACAGATCGTTGCTTGAAAAAAGAGATGAAATTCAGGAGAAGCTAGATCAGTGGCATCAGGAAAATCAAGCAGCCCGGGACTTAGACGAATATACTTCCTTTTTACGGGAGATTGGCTACTTAGAACCAGATGTTGAAGACTATAAAGTAACAACTGAAAATGTTGATATTGAAATTGCTAATCAGGCTGGCCCGCAATTAGTGGTTCCTGTAGATAACGCGCGATACGCCCTTAATGCAGCGAACGCAAGATGGGGGAGCCTGTATGATGCTCTTTACGGAACCGATGCCATCAGTGATGAAGGCGGGGCAGAAGCTGGAAGTACTTACAACCCAATTCGTGGTGAGAAAGTCATTGAGTTCGCTAAAGAATTCCTCGATGAAGTATCTCCTCTGGAAGAAGGCTCCCATAAAGACGTTATAAAATATGAAATTAGAGAGGGAGACTTATTAGCCTCATTAGCTAACGAGAAGCAAGTTGGTCTTCAGGACTCTAGTAAATTAACTGGGTACCAGGGTCTGCTGGAAGACCCTTCCTCAATATTACTCCAAAACAATGGATTGCACGTTGAGATCCAAATCGATCTTAACCATCCTATTGGAAAGACTGATCAGGCTGGTGTAAAAGATGTTGTGCTTGAATCAGCTACGACAACTATCATGGATTGTGAAGATTCAGTAGCTGCCGTTGATTCAGAAGATAAAGAATTAGTGTACAGCAACCTGCTTGGTTTAATGAAGGGAGAGCTCAGCGCTTCCTTTAACAAAAATGGCCAAACGGTCACTCGCCGGCTGAACCCAGATCGTGAATATATAAGTCCAGAAGGCAAAGAGGTTAAGCTGAAAGGTCGCTCTCTAATGTTCATGCGTAATGTCGGACATTTAATGACAACAGATGCTATTTTAGATAGTGACGGACAAGAAATTCCTGAGGGTATTATGGACGGAGTGCTTACAAGTTTGATTGCCAAGCATGACTTGCTGCGTAACTCAACGGTCCAAAACTCTGCAGAGGGATCGATTTATATTGTAAAACCTAAAATGCATGGCTCAAAAGAGGCGGCTTTTGCAAATAAGCTGTTTGACCGTATTGAAGATATGCTGGGCTTAGAACGAAATACATTAAAAATCGGTGTCATGGATGAAGAGCGCCGAACTACTCTAAACTTGAAAAATTGTATCCATGAGGTAAAGGAACGGATTGTGTTTATTAATACAGGATTCCTGGACCGGACGGGGGACGAGATTCATACATCCATGGAAGCGGGTCCTATGATTCGCAAACAGGAAATGAAGAACTCTGTCTGGCTGCAATCTTATGAAGCTTCCAATGTAAACGTTGGTCTTAAAGCTGGACTTCAAGGCCGTGCTCAAATTGGAAAAGGGATGTGGGCGATGCCTGAAATGATGCAGGCGATGATAGAACAAAAAGGAAGTCAGCTTAAAGCAGGAGCTAATACGGCCTGGGTTCCGTCCCCAACAGCTGCCATTCTTCACGCCATTCACTATCACCGTCTGAACGTAAGCGACGTGCAAAACAAATTAGCGGAACAAATTAGAGACCTTCGCGAAGATATATTGCAAATCCCTGCTGCTTCTCATCCAAAGTGGAGTGAAGAAGAAATCCAGAGAGAGATTGAGAACAATGCCCAAGGAATCTTAGGATATGTTGTCCGCTGGATCGACTTTGGCATTGGTTGCTCTAAAGTTCCGGACATCAACAATATCGGCCTTATGGAAGACCGCGCTACTCTCAGAATTTCAAGTCAGCATATCGCTAACTGGATCCGCCATGGTGTTGTCTCTAAAGAGCAAGTACAGCAGACAATGAAAAACATGGCGAAAGTCGTGGATGAACAGAACAGTCAGGACCCAGATTATCGTCCAATGTCAGCTGATTACGAAAAATCAATTGCTTTTCAGGCAGCTTGTGAGCTGGTGTTTGAAGGTACTAAACAGCCTAATGGTTATACGGAACCTATTTTGCAACGCCGCCGTGCAGAAGCCAAAGCCCAAAAAGTGAGTATGTAA
- the mtnA gene encoding S-methyl-5-thioribose-1-phosphate isomerase has translation MRPIEELVNHFKEKELALPIWFEGGAIKLIDQTKLPFEEEVCTITTISQLGEAISSMMIRGSGAIGICGAYGIFLAALNSKGSSKEVREAGELLKSTRPTAVNLMKTVDEMVAEAVGSGDELISRVEKKAVEILNRQLDFEYQLGAYGAELINDGDTVMTHCHSGAFGGAGYGGRAISVIRTAHEQGKNIHVYTCETRPYLQGARITALELKKFGIPHTLITDNMSGFCMSEGMIDKIVVGSDRVAANGDLANKVGTYMHALAAQAHNIPFYTATSSHTIDFNTRSGRDIEVEMRNATEVTTFKGIPTAPEGTHALYPSFDITPNGLITGIITEKGVISSPYETNLKKVIDKLTV, from the coding sequence ATGAGACCGATCGAGGAACTGGTTAATCATTTTAAAGAAAAAGAACTTGCCCTGCCTATCTGGTTTGAAGGCGGTGCTATTAAGCTGATTGATCAAACAAAGCTGCCTTTTGAAGAAGAGGTCTGCACGATTACTACAATAAGCCAGCTGGGTGAAGCGATATCCTCCATGATGATCCGCGGTTCTGGTGCGATAGGAATTTGCGGCGCTTACGGAATTTTTTTGGCAGCTTTGAACTCAAAAGGGAGTTCAAAGGAAGTAAGAGAAGCTGGAGAACTATTAAAAAGTACAAGGCCGACAGCTGTAAACTTAATGAAGACAGTCGATGAAATGGTGGCTGAAGCCGTCGGATCTGGCGACGAACTTATTTCAAGGGTGGAAAAAAAAGCTGTAGAAATACTTAACCGCCAGCTTGATTTTGAATATCAGCTGGGAGCTTATGGTGCAGAGTTAATTAATGATGGGGATACTGTTATGACGCACTGTCATTCAGGTGCTTTTGGCGGTGCAGGTTATGGCGGCAGGGCTATTTCTGTTATTAGAACGGCCCATGAGCAAGGAAAGAACATTCATGTCTATACTTGTGAAACACGTCCATACTTACAAGGTGCCCGCATTACAGCTTTAGAACTGAAAAAGTTCGGCATTCCTCATACTTTAATTACAGACAATATGTCAGGATTTTGTATGAGTGAAGGGATGATCGACAAAATCGTCGTAGGATCTGACCGTGTAGCGGCAAACGGGGACTTAGCAAATAAAGTGGGAACCTATATGCACGCTCTTGCAGCGCAGGCGCACAACATACCTTTCTATACGGCGACGTCGAGCCATACCATTGATTTCAACACTCGAAGCGGCAGGGATATCGAGGTAGAAATGCGTAATGCAACTGAAGTTACTACTTTTAAAGGTATCCCGACAGCACCAGAGGGAACCCACGCGCTATATCCATCTTTTGACATAACCCCAAATGGGCTGATTACAGGGATCATTACTGAAAAAGGGGTAATTTCATCACCTTATGAAACGAATTTGAAAAAAGTTATTGATAAACTAACGGTTTAA
- a CDS encoding DUF1427 family protein, protein MIKEALLAMLAGIVIGVVFKLIKLPLPAPPVLAGVLGVAGVYIGGRIIEVLFTRFQ, encoded by the coding sequence ATGATAAAAGAAGCTCTCCTTGCAATGCTGGCAGGGATCGTAATCGGTGTTGTATTTAAATTAATTAAACTTCCTTTACCTGCCCCTCCTGTTTTAGCCGGAGTTCTTGGCGTCGCAGGAGTGTATATTGGCGGAAGAATCATTGAAGTCCTTTTTACGAGATTCCAGTAA